In a single window of the Renibacterium salmoninarum ATCC 33209 genome:
- a CDS encoding NlpC/P60 family protein produces MGNRVGIARHRAQVAKTSSIAVIAKAVSENAGGVGRQAAVIAAASGLVLTTGLAANAAEPTATQRDSSAASQNVASAPTVTASATVKIAFESPSVSSAPAVVKAKPVVKVQSNTAATPVANTAAKTVAAKADANVQAAETTPPVGGSGADALIISAAFAQLGVNQDCTALASNSLAAAGTYFHGRPAGYLSLGRTVSQAEAQPGDLVYYANGGTGMAHIAVYAGNGQAVHGGWLGNKTVLASVNVGSGPVFIAIGH; encoded by the coding sequence ATGGGCAATCGAGTAGGAATCGCGCGACACCGCGCTCAGGTCGCGAAGACCAGCTCAATCGCCGTGATCGCTAAAGCGGTCAGCGAAAACGCAGGTGGCGTTGGCCGCCAGGCAGCCGTCATCGCCGCTGCTTCTGGTCTGGTGTTGACTACCGGTCTCGCTGCGAATGCTGCCGAGCCGACTGCTACCCAGCGTGATTCTTCCGCTGCCAGCCAAAATGTTGCCTCAGCTCCGACCGTAACGGCCTCAGCTACGGTGAAAATCGCTTTTGAAAGCCCCTCAGTATCCTCTGCGCCGGCCGTCGTCAAGGCTAAGCCGGTTGTCAAGGTTCAGAGCAACACGGCAGCGACTCCGGTTGCGAACACCGCAGCGAAGACTGTTGCTGCTAAGGCTGACGCGAACGTGCAGGCTGCTGAAACCACCCCTCCGGTTGGTGGCAGCGGCGCTGACGCGCTCATCATCTCCGCAGCTTTCGCTCAGCTGGGCGTCAACCAGGACTGCACCGCACTGGCTTCTAATTCGCTCGCAGCAGCTGGCACCTACTTCCATGGCCGGCCGGCCGGCTACTTGTCCCTTGGTCGCACGGTTAGCCAGGCTGAAGCGCAGCCCGGCGATCTGGTGTACTACGCCAACGGCGGCACCGGGATGGCACACATTGCTGTCTATGCAGGAAACGGCCAAGCCGTGCATGGTGGATGGCTTGGTAACAAGACGGTTCTCGCCTCGGTCAACGTTGGCAGCGGCCCGGTCTTCATCGCTATCGGTCACTAA
- a CDS encoding HNH endonuclease, whose translation MRTLVLNAGYEPLAVVTFRRALILVLAGKASVLAEGDDPVVGPQEILSRPSVILLNRYIRLPYDRESPVSRRGVLRRDEHHCAYCGKSGSTIDHIQPRSRGGADSWENLVACCLRCNNLKGDHTPSEMGWHLRVSPKPPRGWHWQIRELEKPTPDWDAFLSESAA comes from the coding sequence ATGCGAACCCTGGTTCTGAATGCTGGATACGAACCGCTGGCGGTGGTCACCTTCCGTCGGGCGCTGATCCTTGTCCTGGCCGGAAAAGCCTCTGTTCTTGCAGAAGGCGATGATCCAGTCGTTGGGCCGCAGGAAATCCTCAGTAGGCCATCGGTGATCTTACTTAACCGCTATATTCGTTTGCCTTATGACCGAGAATCTCCAGTGAGTCGGCGGGGTGTGCTACGCCGGGATGAGCACCACTGTGCATACTGTGGCAAGTCGGGGAGCACTATCGACCACATACAGCCCAGATCTCGCGGTGGTGCTGACAGCTGGGAAAATCTAGTGGCATGTTGCCTGCGTTGCAACAATTTGAAAGGCGACCACACGCCGTCGGAAATGGGCTGGCATCTTCGCGTTTCGCCTAAGCCGCCGCGCGGATGGCATTGGCAAATCCGCGAGCTGGAAAAGCCGACCCCCGACTGGGATGCGTTCCTGAGTGAATCCGCTGCGTGA
- a CDS encoding DUF6457 domain-containing protein — MNQDELLEAWCAELLARFEITGTPVEVNAILSLAGKAAHTVVRPAAPLTTFIAGYVAGLAAGSGQASDAVAIRSAVSAAQASIAERAEKQEQHPELDA, encoded by the coding sequence ATGAATCAGGACGAGTTGCTGGAAGCTTGGTGCGCTGAGCTCCTAGCAAGGTTTGAAATTACCGGAACCCCTGTCGAGGTAAATGCGATCCTGAGTTTGGCTGGAAAAGCTGCGCACACAGTGGTGCGTCCGGCAGCACCGCTGACTACCTTTATTGCTGGCTACGTTGCCGGACTGGCTGCTGGTAGCGGCCAAGCCAGCGATGCAGTAGCGATTCGTTCCGCAGTCTCGGCGGCGCAAGCCAGCATTGCAGAGCGCGCTGAAAAGCAAGAACAGCACCCGGAACTCGATGCCTGA
- a CDS encoding molybdopterin molybdotransferase MoeA: MPEVHRIRHSWAQARSAAFDAGTSLPDETISLSPAAVGRKLAAPIFAQQDIPYFASSAMDGWAVSGSGPWIFAEPGQRLHPGQASAILTGGIVPAGARAVLRSESGEEAVDDEGLPVLRLSGDAKPGEPRAAQHIRQHGQEAAEGELLLKPGLILNPAQIAVIALAGLDRITVAGRPTVQLLFTGDEVVDAGIPLPGKVRDVFAPQLAAVFTAGKARVLGQARIQDDLEQTVTSIEASNAELVITTGGTGFSAADHVRRALVRLDAELIVDGIAMRPGGTSLLARLTDGRFLIGLPGNPLAAFMGYFTLATPLLAALSGEKLPSTKEVASGSAQEAFTHGTRLMPYRDLFGLASPVGKSDSAMLRGLAEAAGVLIVPPHGLKLGEKVESFELPWS, encoded by the coding sequence ATGCCTGAGGTGCATCGGATAAGACACTCTTGGGCGCAGGCCCGGTCGGCTGCTTTCGACGCCGGAACCTCGCTGCCTGACGAAACGATTTCCTTGAGTCCGGCTGCAGTTGGCCGCAAGCTGGCAGCGCCGATTTTTGCCCAGCAGGATATTCCGTACTTTGCCTCTTCCGCAATGGACGGCTGGGCGGTTAGCGGCTCTGGGCCTTGGATCTTTGCTGAGCCTGGGCAGCGGTTGCATCCTGGACAGGCCAGCGCCATCCTTACCGGCGGTATTGTGCCAGCGGGAGCAAGGGCTGTACTGCGTAGCGAAAGCGGCGAAGAGGCAGTTGACGACGAAGGTCTGCCAGTGCTGCGGTTGAGCGGAGATGCGAAACCTGGTGAGCCGCGGGCAGCCCAACACATCAGGCAGCATGGCCAAGAGGCGGCCGAAGGCGAGCTACTCCTCAAACCCGGATTAATTTTGAATCCCGCTCAAATCGCGGTGATCGCTTTGGCCGGTTTGGACCGGATAACTGTCGCCGGACGGCCAACGGTGCAGCTACTTTTTACCGGCGATGAAGTGGTCGATGCCGGAATTCCGTTGCCCGGGAAAGTACGGGACGTCTTCGCGCCGCAACTTGCCGCAGTGTTCACTGCGGGGAAGGCGCGGGTGCTAGGGCAGGCCAGAATTCAAGACGATCTTGAGCAAACGGTTACCTCGATCGAGGCGAGTAACGCCGAGCTGGTGATTACTACCGGTGGAACTGGTTTTTCTGCCGCAGATCACGTCCGTCGGGCTCTAGTTCGGCTCGACGCCGAACTTATTGTCGACGGCATTGCCATGCGGCCGGGCGGCACCAGCTTGCTGGCCAGACTAACCGATGGTCGGTTTCTTATTGGTTTGCCTGGCAATCCCTTAGCCGCCTTTATGGGGTATTTCACCTTGGCCACGCCGCTGCTCGCCGCGCTTTCCGGTGAGAAGCTCCCCTCGACAAAAGAGGTTGCCTCCGGTTCTGCTCAGGAAGCATTCACGCACGGTACCCGGCTGATGCCTTACCGGGACCTGTTTGGATTAGCGTCGCCGGTTGGTAAAAGCGATTCCGCAATGCTGCGGGGCTTAGCCGAGGCGGCCGGGGTGCTTATCGTGCCGCCGCATGGCCTGAAGCTGGGCGAAAAGGTTGAATCTTTCGAGCTTCCTTGGTCTTAG
- a CDS encoding alpha-mannosidase produces the protein MHDDRRLTEVRLDRFVRERLTPALYRRSVPLTVTGWDVPNEPVPFDEAVGQIFSPVNDGDAWGAAWSTKWLRITGEVPEDFGGAGLKAEVAVELGYNNDMPGFQCEGIAWRPDGSIAKALSPRNKYVPLGLLGVSPGENIDFYVEAAANPNVAGDWTFSPTSLGDKATSGDELRYRIGRISLAELDEQVWELSQDIWTLSGLMHELPTELPRRYEILRALENMLDVLDPDDVAGTAAAGRAALAKVLAQPAYASAHQIVATGHAHIDSAWLWPVRETIRKCARTFSNVVALMDEHPEFVFSCSSAQQLQWIKDFYPELFERIKVKVAARQFVPVGGMWVESDTNMPGSEAMARQFIEGKSFFRQEFDVDCKEAWLPDSFGYSGALPQIVRAAGIDWFLTQKISWNQINIMPHHTFQWEGIDGTRVFTHFPPVDTYNSELSGRELAHAQSNYREKGRSNVSLVPFGWGDGGGGPTREMIAAAQRTADLEGSPAVRIGAAKGFFEQAQAEYPAPPVWLGEMYLELHRGTYTSQANTKKGNRRSEHLLREAELWAATATVRTGAEYPAAELKRLWRLVLLQQFHDILPGSSIAWVHQDAERNYAAISVALEEIIASSLQTLVGEGNVDFSFNAAPHERSGVPALAAAAPVRGESPVQVTELDGGYVLDNGIIRAVIDRNGQISSLMDFATGREAIAPGGKGNKLELHRDTPNAWDGWDIDEFYRRNVTECTEARSVTLESGGWDAVVVIERLVGSSPLTQRIILAADSPSLTITNQIDWQESEKLLKLGFDLDVRADRSASETQFGHIFRPTHTNTSWETAKFEICAHRWIHVAEPGYGVALANGSTYGHDVTRKVRDSDGGTTTAARLSLLRAPKFPDPTADRGEHELVVSIRPGASIADAVEEGYRTNLAPRVVQGAEPVEGLFSVFNAALTIEAVKLAEDGSGDVIVRLYEALGELSTGLIRANFPVKSVLMTDLLEESIEVPTGVVLGEDSAELTLRPFQLVTLRFER, from the coding sequence GTGCACGACGATCGTCGACTGACCGAAGTACGTCTGGATCGATTTGTCCGTGAACGACTCACCCCGGCGCTATATCGTCGTTCAGTGCCGCTGACGGTGACGGGCTGGGATGTTCCGAATGAGCCAGTTCCCTTCGATGAAGCGGTTGGCCAAATATTCAGTCCGGTCAACGACGGTGATGCCTGGGGTGCCGCTTGGAGTACTAAATGGCTTCGAATCACCGGCGAGGTGCCTGAAGACTTCGGTGGCGCGGGGCTAAAGGCTGAGGTCGCCGTCGAACTTGGCTACAACAATGACATGCCAGGTTTCCAGTGCGAAGGTATTGCCTGGCGCCCGGACGGCAGCATTGCCAAAGCGCTCTCGCCGCGAAACAAATACGTTCCCCTCGGACTTCTGGGCGTTAGCCCGGGCGAAAACATCGATTTTTATGTTGAAGCTGCTGCGAACCCCAATGTGGCTGGGGACTGGACGTTCAGCCCAACTTCGCTTGGCGACAAAGCGACCTCCGGGGACGAGCTACGCTACCGAATCGGGCGAATCTCGCTCGCCGAGCTGGATGAGCAAGTTTGGGAGCTCAGCCAAGACATTTGGACGCTGAGTGGCTTGATGCATGAGCTGCCCACCGAGTTGCCGCGCCGGTATGAAATCTTGCGTGCACTAGAAAATATGTTGGATGTGCTTGATCCCGACGACGTCGCCGGCACTGCCGCGGCGGGCCGGGCGGCGCTGGCCAAGGTGTTGGCGCAGCCTGCTTATGCTTCGGCGCATCAGATTGTGGCAACCGGGCATGCCCATATCGACTCGGCTTGGCTCTGGCCGGTCCGCGAAACCATCCGCAAATGCGCTCGTACATTCTCCAATGTCGTAGCACTCATGGATGAGCACCCAGAGTTCGTCTTTTCCTGTTCTTCGGCACAACAGTTGCAGTGGATCAAGGATTTCTATCCAGAGCTGTTCGAACGGATCAAAGTCAAAGTTGCCGCGCGGCAGTTCGTACCAGTCGGTGGCATGTGGGTTGAGTCAGACACTAATATGCCAGGCTCCGAGGCAATGGCTCGGCAATTCATCGAAGGTAAGAGCTTCTTCCGCCAAGAATTCGACGTGGACTGTAAAGAAGCCTGGTTGCCAGACTCCTTCGGCTATTCGGGTGCGCTACCGCAGATCGTCCGAGCAGCAGGAATCGACTGGTTCCTGACGCAAAAGATTTCCTGGAATCAAATCAACATCATGCCGCACCACACTTTTCAGTGGGAAGGCATCGATGGCACTCGAGTCTTCACGCACTTCCCGCCGGTAGATACTTACAATAGCGAGCTCAGCGGCCGTGAGTTGGCGCATGCGCAGAGCAACTACCGGGAAAAGGGACGCAGCAACGTCTCACTGGTCCCGTTCGGTTGGGGCGATGGTGGCGGCGGACCAACCCGCGAAATGATCGCGGCAGCTCAACGCACCGCAGATTTGGAAGGCTCGCCGGCAGTCCGGATAGGTGCTGCGAAGGGCTTCTTCGAACAAGCTCAAGCTGAGTATCCCGCACCGCCCGTGTGGCTAGGCGAGATGTACCTCGAATTGCACCGTGGCACCTACACGAGCCAGGCCAACACTAAAAAAGGCAACCGACGTAGCGAGCATTTACTCCGAGAGGCCGAACTATGGGCGGCGACCGCCACTGTTCGGACCGGTGCCGAGTATCCAGCTGCAGAGCTCAAACGGCTTTGGCGGTTGGTGCTTTTGCAGCAGTTCCACGACATTTTGCCGGGGAGCTCCATTGCTTGGGTGCATCAAGATGCTGAGCGCAACTACGCGGCAATTTCGGTTGCCTTGGAAGAAATTATCGCCAGTTCGCTGCAAACCTTAGTAGGGGAGGGCAACGTCGATTTCTCCTTCAATGCGGCTCCCCACGAACGCTCGGGCGTGCCCGCGCTCGCGGCTGCAGCTCCGGTGCGCGGTGAATCTCCGGTGCAGGTCACCGAGCTTGATGGCGGTTATGTGTTAGATAACGGCATCATCCGCGCTGTGATCGACAGAAACGGCCAGATCAGCTCGCTGATGGACTTCGCAACCGGACGGGAAGCGATCGCACCAGGAGGCAAGGGTAATAAGCTCGAGCTGCATCGGGATACGCCAAACGCCTGGGATGGGTGGGACATTGACGAGTTTTATCGACGCAATGTTACCGAATGTACCGAGGCGCGATCGGTCACGTTGGAGAGCGGCGGCTGGGACGCCGTCGTGGTGATTGAACGTCTGGTTGGTTCCTCCCCGCTCACCCAACGAATTATTCTGGCCGCGGATTCGCCGTCGCTAACCATCACGAATCAGATTGACTGGCAAGAGAGCGAGAAGCTGCTCAAGCTCGGGTTTGACCTTGATGTCCGAGCCGACCGGAGTGCATCCGAAACGCAGTTTGGCCATATCTTCCGGCCCACGCATACAAACACCTCTTGGGAGACCGCCAAGTTTGAAATTTGTGCACATCGTTGGATTCATGTGGCGGAACCGGGGTACGGTGTTGCGCTGGCCAACGGCTCGACATATGGGCACGACGTGACCCGGAAAGTGCGGGATTCCGACGGCGGCACGACGACGGCTGCGCGGCTCTCGCTTTTGCGAGCGCCAAAGTTTCCGGACCCGACCGCAGATCGCGGCGAGCACGAGTTGGTTGTGTCGATCCGGCCCGGGGCGTCGATTGCCGATGCCGTCGAAGAGGGGTACCGAACGAATTTGGCTCCGCGAGTTGTGCAAGGCGCAGAACCGGTCGAGGGGCTTTTCTCCGTGTTCAACGCGGCCCTAACCATTGAAGCGGTGAAACTGGCCGAGGACGGTTCTGGTGACGTAATCGTGCGACTTTACGAAGCCCTTGGCGAGCTCTCCACTGGTCTGATTCGGGCGAATTTCCCGGTGAAGTCCGTCTTGATGACCGACTTGTTGGAAGAGTCGATCGAGGTGCCAACTGGTGTTGTGCTTGGCGAAGACTCGGCAGAACTCACCTTGCGACCATTCCAGCTGGTGACGCTGCGCTTCGAACGCTAA
- a CDS encoding aldo/keto reductase, protein MEYHQLGNSGLRVSELGFGAGTFGGIGDLFSAWGANDVAQAREIVDICLDAGVDLFDSADVYSDGASEEILGQAIKGRRDKLLIATKAALPTGNGALDWGTSRRRLIASVDAALGRLGTDYIDLFQLHGYDASTPTEETISALNRLIDAGKIRYIGVSNYPSWQLMKSLDSAEQHGWDRYVSHQVYYSLVGRDYEWDLMPLAASEGVGAIVWSPLGWGRLTGKIRRDTPVPSDSRLPATAKFGPPVNQDILFNTVDVLLEIAAETGKSVPQIALNWILGKPTISSVLIGARNANQLRDNLGATGWRLAADQVERLNAISATNPPYPQFAYHKQEGFRTLNPPL, encoded by the coding sequence ATGGAATATCACCAGCTAGGCAATTCCGGCCTCAGAGTCTCCGAACTCGGCTTCGGTGCCGGCACATTTGGCGGCATCGGTGATCTATTCAGTGCCTGGGGCGCGAATGACGTCGCCCAGGCGCGCGAAATCGTCGATATCTGCCTCGATGCAGGCGTCGACCTCTTCGACAGCGCGGATGTCTACTCCGATGGTGCTTCGGAGGAGATCCTAGGCCAAGCAATCAAGGGGCGGCGCGACAAGCTACTTATTGCTACCAAAGCAGCTTTACCTACCGGGAACGGTGCACTGGACTGGGGAACGTCCCGCCGTCGACTCATTGCCTCGGTAGACGCGGCACTGGGCCGCCTGGGCACAGATTACATCGACCTATTCCAGCTGCACGGATACGACGCATCGACTCCCACTGAGGAAACCATCTCCGCGTTGAATCGGCTCATTGACGCGGGAAAAATCCGTTATATCGGCGTCTCTAATTACCCCAGTTGGCAATTGATGAAGTCACTCGACTCCGCTGAACAGCATGGTTGGGACCGATACGTCTCGCACCAGGTCTACTACTCTCTGGTTGGCCGAGACTATGAATGGGACCTCATGCCACTGGCAGCTTCCGAAGGCGTCGGAGCCATCGTTTGGAGCCCTCTCGGTTGGGGACGGCTAACCGGCAAGATTCGCCGTGATACTCCAGTACCAAGCGACAGTCGGCTACCGGCCACCGCTAAATTTGGCCCGCCGGTGAACCAAGACATTTTATTCAACACAGTTGATGTGCTCTTGGAAATCGCCGCTGAAACCGGTAAGTCGGTGCCTCAAATTGCCTTGAACTGGATACTCGGCAAACCAACAATTTCCTCGGTGCTGATTGGCGCCAGAAACGCCAATCAGCTACGAGATAACCTTGGCGCCACTGGCTGGCGCTTAGCGGCTGATCAGGTTGAGCGCCTCAACGCGATCAGCGCAACAAATCCGCCGTATCCACAGTTTGCCTATCATAAGCAAGAGGGTTTCCGTACGCTTAATCCGCCCCTGTAG
- a CDS encoding TetR/AcrR family transcriptional regulator, translating to MSGKRPGGRTSRVRTSVLKAAGDVLAESGIDGLNLGELALRAGVGKTTVYRRWGTVPAVIADLLIEMAESSLPRVETGSLAGDLNASAMLVFRTLSDVRQGRLFEALIAAGIYDPVTKEALGAFYRTRIDEWAPCVEAAKARGEISAGTDSTAVISAVSAPLYYSIITTTEPLTEELALRASAAAYAAAKAGIFVS from the coding sequence ATGAGCGGAAAGAGGCCCGGTGGGCGAACGTCGAGAGTGCGCACATCCGTGTTGAAAGCAGCAGGAGATGTGCTGGCTGAATCAGGAATCGATGGACTCAACCTGGGCGAACTTGCCTTGCGCGCTGGCGTCGGGAAAACCACGGTGTATCGACGGTGGGGCACCGTGCCAGCGGTTATCGCAGATTTGCTGATTGAGATGGCTGAATCGTCATTGCCACGGGTTGAGACCGGATCTTTGGCAGGAGATCTGAACGCGAGCGCAATGTTGGTTTTTCGCACTCTGAGCGATGTGAGGCAAGGTCGGCTGTTCGAAGCATTGATTGCGGCAGGAATCTACGATCCAGTCACAAAGGAGGCCTTAGGTGCGTTTTACCGCACACGGATTGATGAGTGGGCACCATGTGTTGAGGCGGCAAAAGCCCGGGGTGAGATCAGTGCCGGCACCGATTCGACTGCGGTGATTAGTGCTGTCTCGGCACCGTTGTACTACTCGATAATTACCACAACCGAGCCTCTTACCGAGGAGCTGGCATTACGAGCCTCCGCAGCAGCCTATGCAGCCGCGAAAGCAGGGATTTTTGTTAGTTGA
- a CDS encoding amino acid ABC transporter ATP-binding protein codes for MNCPKQSKNEVLAVAGLRKAFGSNEVLKGIDLSIKLGSVVALIGPSGSGKTTVLRSLNGLETPDGGTVRIGDVSVDFSAPVTKRQTAALRDRSAMVFQHYNLFPHKTVLQNIIEGPVQVQKRPRAEAIAEAESLLARVGLSEKRDAYPFELSGGQQQRVGIVRALALKPQLLLFDEPTSALDPELVGDVLTVIQELASEGWTMVLVTHELAFARKTADEVVFMDGGVVVERGSASEVLTDPQEPRTRQFLQRVLRNN; via the coding sequence TTGAACTGCCCAAAGCAGTCAAAGAACGAAGTACTCGCCGTCGCTGGGTTACGCAAAGCATTTGGCTCAAATGAGGTGCTCAAGGGAATTGACCTGAGCATAAAACTTGGCTCCGTTGTTGCACTGATCGGCCCCTCAGGCTCTGGCAAAACTACGGTCCTGCGATCGCTGAATGGCTTGGAAACCCCGGACGGAGGCACGGTGAGAATCGGCGACGTTTCGGTCGATTTTTCCGCTCCGGTCACCAAACGCCAGACCGCCGCATTACGGGATCGTTCTGCGATGGTATTTCAGCACTACAACCTCTTCCCACACAAAACGGTGTTGCAGAACATTATCGAAGGCCCTGTCCAGGTGCAGAAGCGCCCGCGGGCCGAAGCCATCGCCGAGGCCGAATCGCTCTTAGCCCGGGTTGGCCTCTCGGAGAAAAGGGATGCGTATCCGTTTGAGCTCTCCGGCGGCCAGCAACAGCGTGTGGGCATTGTCCGAGCTTTGGCGCTCAAACCACAGCTGCTGCTCTTTGACGAGCCAACTTCTGCTTTGGACCCCGAATTAGTTGGCGACGTCCTCACCGTAATCCAGGAATTGGCCAGTGAGGGTTGGACGATGGTTCTCGTGACCCACGAACTAGCCTTCGCCCGAAAAACAGCCGATGAAGTGGTGTTTATGGACGGCGGCGTAGTAGTGGAACGCGGATCAGCGTCCGAGGTGCTGACGGATCCGCAAGAACCCAGAACCCGGCAGTTCCTGCAACGAGTTCTGCGCAACAACTAG
- a CDS encoding amino acid ABC transporter permease has protein sequence MNWDLIWSSLGPILLGAVTATIPLALASFAIGLVLALAVALLRISRNLVLAGIGRFYISVIRGTPLLVQLFVIFYGLPSIGVKLDPWPSAIIALSLNVGGYAAEVIRAAILSVPKGQWEAGHMIGMSRGQSLFRIILPQAARVSLPPLSNTFISLIKDTSLASLILVTELFKESQKIAAVSRDFMVLYLEAALVYWVICLVLSTIQSQLAKRLDRYVAH, from the coding sequence ATGAATTGGGACCTCATTTGGAGTTCTCTCGGCCCAATATTGCTTGGCGCCGTGACCGCGACCATCCCGTTGGCGCTAGCTTCCTTCGCGATCGGTCTGGTGCTGGCTCTCGCGGTGGCCTTATTACGAATCAGCCGCAATCTGGTCCTTGCCGGCATCGGCCGTTTTTACATCTCGGTGATCCGTGGCACGCCGCTGCTGGTTCAACTGTTTGTGATCTTCTACGGTTTGCCAAGCATCGGGGTGAAGCTTGACCCTTGGCCGAGCGCGATCATTGCACTTTCGCTCAACGTGGGTGGCTATGCTGCCGAGGTGATTCGGGCCGCAATCCTATCCGTGCCAAAGGGTCAGTGGGAAGCGGGTCATATGATCGGCATGTCTCGCGGCCAATCGCTGTTCCGGATTATCTTGCCGCAGGCCGCGCGAGTCTCGTTGCCACCACTTTCCAATACTTTCATTTCGCTCATCAAAGACACTTCGCTCGCTTCTTTGATCTTGGTGACCGAACTGTTCAAGGAATCACAGAAAATTGCCGCGGTGAGCCGAGATTTCATGGTGCTCTATCTTGAGGCTGCTTTGGTTTACTGGGTGATTTGCCTGGTCTTATCCACCATCCAATCGCAACTTGCAAAGAGGTTGGATCGCTATGTCGCCCATTGA
- a CDS encoding transporter substrate-binding domain-containing protein: MTLKKPSRPNRCRDSHKSGKKPVTVQPKGASALTEAINKALSELSADGSLSKISEKYFVTDVSK, translated from the coding sequence ATTACGCTAAAGAAACCATCCCGGCCCAACCGGTGCAGGGACTCGCATAAAAGCGGCAAGAAACCGGTAACGGTTCAACCTAAGGGCGCCAGTGCGCTGACCGAAGCCATCAATAAGGCGTTGTCGGAGCTATCGGCAGATGGATCACTCAGCAAGATTTCTGAGAAGTACTTCGTCACTGACGTTTCCAAATAG
- a CDS encoding integrase core domain-containing protein — protein sequence MSTALRMGLWQRTRTRHPVAEGLIHHSAAGSQYTSLHFGETLTLEGIAASIGSVGDAYDNALAESTIGLFKTEAVREDSPFRNGPLKTIDEVEWASLAWIDWYNNDRLHTSIGDIPPTEHEVAYYAKETIPAQPVQGLA from the coding sequence GTGAGCACAGCACTCAGGATGGGCTTATGGCAGCGGACACGCACCAGGCATCCGGTCGCAGAAGGGCTGATCCATCATTCCGCCGCCGGGTCCCAGTACACTTCCTTGCATTTCGGGGAAACCCTGACTCTGGAGGGCATCGCAGCATCAATCGGCTCTGTCGGGGACGCCTACGATAACGCCTTGGCCGAGTCCACCATCGGCCTGTTCAAGACTGAAGCCGTCCGAGAAGATTCTCCCTTCCGCAACGGGCCGTTGAAAACCATCGATGAGGTTGAATGGGCCAGCTTGGCCTGGATCGATTGGTACAACAACGACCGCCTACACACCAGCATCGGAGACATCCCACCGACAGAACACGAAGTAGCGTATTACGCTAAAGAAACCATCCCGGCCCAACCGGTGCAGGGACTCGCATAA
- a CDS encoding phage holin family protein, whose translation MSSPRPSAPGTSNDDSLLGNARTLFRLAPRQLNDEFSLAKEELKGKARLLGFGAALFAVALVVLGLLVIALVVAAIMGLATVLPAWLAALIVAAFFILLIAIAVLLGLKKVKKAFPVLPEEAIRGLKHDVGILRQGAGFDPQTLLKPELSKEEKEQLKAEKEAKAAEAKAEREAKAAEADPVPSEAELRTRIAARREHLLRVREGLIEQADVKKQAKILLDDPDSVVGKARDRWVPWSIAAVSTTTFFVLLRKLIKR comes from the coding sequence ATGAGCAGTCCACGACCCAGTGCCCCGGGTACGTCCAACGATGATTCCTTGCTCGGCAATGCCCGGACGCTATTTCGCCTTGCACCGCGACAGCTAAACGACGAATTTAGTCTTGCCAAAGAAGAACTTAAGGGCAAAGCCCGATTACTGGGCTTCGGAGCAGCACTCTTTGCCGTTGCGCTAGTGGTACTTGGGTTGCTGGTGATTGCCCTAGTGGTTGCGGCAATTATGGGCTTGGCCACCGTATTGCCAGCTTGGCTCGCGGCGCTGATTGTGGCCGCTTTCTTTATCCTTCTGATCGCTATAGCAGTACTTTTGGGCCTCAAGAAAGTCAAAAAAGCCTTTCCGGTATTGCCTGAGGAGGCAATACGCGGACTCAAGCACGACGTCGGAATCTTGCGTCAAGGTGCTGGCTTTGATCCGCAGACCTTGCTAAAACCAGAACTGAGTAAAGAAGAAAAAGAACAGCTCAAAGCGGAGAAAGAAGCGAAGGCAGCTGAAGCTAAGGCTGAGCGGGAAGCTAAGGCGGCGGAGGCCGATCCAGTGCCCTCTGAAGCTGAGCTGCGAACCAGGATTGCTGCTCGTCGTGAGCATCTCTTGCGGGTTCGTGAAGGTCTCATTGAGCAGGCTGACGTCAAAAAGCAGGCAAAGATACTTCTTGACGATCCGGATTCGGTGGTCGGCAAAGCCCGAGATCGTTGGGTACCGTGGAGTATTGCTGCCGTGTCCACCACCACTTTCTTCGTTCTACTGCGAAAGTTGATCAAAAGGTAG